The Thermomicrobiales bacterium region CGGGCGTGGCATCTGCAACTGCAGGCTCGCCTCCGGCCAGATAGTGATCAGGATACCAGCTTCGCGCCCTACAACTGGTGTCAATGTGTCACGCGATGTTCCACGTGGAACCATACGTACGCGATTCGTTCCCTTGCGAACAGTCCACCCGGGTGGACTGTGAGACAAGGCGAACCCCTCGATTTCAGGAGATTTGCGGCAAATTCTTGCGTACAGTAATAGTTGGCGACCAGCCGAGTTTGCTGGCTACCCGATGATTGCCTTGACCTTCGCTGCGACGGCCTGGCCCAGTGTCGTGTGATCTGGCGCATCGAAATGGATGCCATCGATCGCACTGGAGCGGATCACGCTGCCGGCGTCCAGAAAGTCGACCCCGACAGCGTCCGCCCAGAATGCGTAGTGACCGGGAAAGTCCCTGGACTTCTCGACCGAACCCGCAAACAGGGCATCGAGTGGATGGCCGGCCGCGACGGTGGCAGGCGGAGCCATCAGCAGGACCCTGGGATTTGCGCCGTCTGGGCCGCAAAGAGATCTGCGAGAGATGTCGGCTAGCTTGGCGGCACTTTGGGCAATATCGGCGGCTGCGCGATTGTGACGCAGCTTGAGATCGTTGGTGCCAAGCATGATCACGATCAGATCGAAGGGCCGGTGCGATTCCAGCAGCGCCGGCAAGTGGGCGCGTCCGTTGCGGTCTTCTTCGATCGTGTCATCGATATTGGTCGTGCGGCCGTTGAGCCCTTCTTCGATGATCTTGTATCCCGGGCCGAGCTCTGCTTGCAGAACGCCAGTCCAGCGCACATCCGGCGCGAAACGCCCGCTCCCATCCGGCGCGGCTCCCCAGGTGTTGGAATCGCCAAAACAGACGACGACTTTGGTCACGGTGTCCTCCTGTGCGATACGTGCTGCCAGATTCTATTCCGGAATGTTCAGAGCGGGTCGCGTTGTTATTCGAACCCGGTCGTTGCGGCCCTCCGTGACCGCAAGTGAGCGAGGTTGGGCGTCACAGGCAGGCGCCGCTTCGGAGTACAGAGCGCCGAGCGCGACATGGATTGCCCTGGCTCGAAGGTGGTTGGGTGTCACATTCGAGGCAGCCGGTTCGTTCTGAATCCGTTGCTTCTAGTTGCCGAGCACCGAGAGAAGAACAGCACGCGATCCGCCTGCGGCATCGACGGCGGTGCAGAGAATCTGCCCGAGTTCATTGATTGCGACTGCGGCAACAAGCGTGAGCCCGTCGATCGGTTGCGCGATCTGATTCAGATCGAGAACGGCATCGGGCGCCCAGACGACCGCCGTGGTGGCCGGACCGGCAGTCGCTGGAGTGGGGAGTCCAACGGTTCCGGCCACCAGTCCGAACGAACTGACATCTGCAGCGGTGCTCCAGGCCTGGTTTTCGAGGGAATGGAGCGGGGTCATGGCGCCGTCTATCCACGAGAAGGCGGCGATGCCACTGCCCATGAGTTCCGTCTGCTCGTCGCTGGTCGAGGAGTTTCCGACGATCATCCCTTGCTCGCTGATGGCGGTTGCCTCGCTGAGGGAGCCTCCGAGGGCCCCGAGCTCGACCGGATCCTCATCGAGGCTGAACAGGACTGCACGGCGCTGACTTCCATCGTCGCTTCCGATCCAGCCAACGACCTGGCCAAGGCCATTGATGTCCAGTGCAGCCGAAGCTGCGCCTTCTGGCGTGCCCTTGAGCTCGACGACTTCCTGGTTGTCCCAGATGACGGCTCTGCGGGCGGCATGCTTCTTGTCGGTGGCTGCTTCTCCGACCGCTTCTCCGCCGGCGCCAAGCGCGTAAACGCGGCCAACCAATCGATTTCCCGGAAGCTCGACCTGTCCGTCAGGCGTGAACAGCATGGGTACGTCCTCCGCCTGGGTCGAACCGTCGCTCGCACCGGTTACCCAACCGCCGACATTGTTGCTGTCATCGATGGCAGCAGGGTAGGCCGATTCGTCAGGCTCACCGAGCTGCGTGAACGCGCCGTTTTCCACCAGGAAGATGCCCGTACCACTGGCCGACGAGGCGGTGACGATTGCTACGCTGTTGTTGTTGAGCGCCACGGGAACCACCGATTCGAATCCATTGGGCAGCCCCAGATCGACCGCCGAATAGGCTGCCTGCGCGTGGACCGCGCGTTGCGGGAAGCCGGCGAGTGTGGCCAGAGCGGCCGCTCCGGACAGTCCGAGAAAATGTCGGCGTTGCATGCAGGTACTCCGTGACGTGCGAAGTCGGATCGTGGCGGCCGTGCGCTCTCTGCATCATGAAAGCAGGAAACGCGATTGGCAGCAACGCGCCAGCAGTGCATTGCGACCCGCGCGCATTGTGCGTTTTCTGACGTGCGTCACTGGACGTAGCGCCGCAATCTCCTGGAGCAGCTGCGAAAACATGTGTCCCCGAACCGATGTCCTCGCGAGGTTGCAGCCCACCGTGGCTGCCCCAACCGGCACATATCGGAAGGGCACATGTTCTCGGGCCAGCGCTAGATCGCATCCGAATACTGTTCCCGATATTCCTCGATGTAGCGCAGCTTCTCAGGATGCGCGGCCAGATCGGCCGCGCGCCGCTTGTCATAATGGTGGCCGATTGCGCCGTTGAGAATCGCTCCCATGATGAGCCCGAGCGCCGCGAAGTTGAGGAAGTAGAGCAAGATGATGGCGGTGCCCGCCGCGCCGTAGATGTTCTGATACGGAACCCGGGAGGCGATGACGCCAAAGAGCTGGATCATGAGCACCCACGACATCGTGCCGAGCACTGCGCCGGGGATCGTCATGCGTGCTGTCAAGGCGACGTCCGGTCCGACAAAGTAGAGGATGAAAAGCACACCGAATGTAATGGAGATCGAAAGGACCAACTGACTGAGTTCTCCGAAATCGGCGATCAGCCCGTCGTGGCCAGACCACTCCATCAACTGCTGGATGACGCGTTCGTTGAAGAACGAAGCCGTGACTGTCAGCACCACCATGGCCGTGAAGAGAAGGGTCATTGCGAGCGCCATACCGCGTTTCTTCATGATGTTACGGGTATTCCGTATGCCATATGCGCGGTTCGTCGCCTCGATCAGGGCGCCAACTCCGGCCATGCCTCCCCAAAGCGCCAGCACAATCGCGAAGATGGCGGTAAACGACGCCAGTTGTGTGCTCGCATCGGAGATCGCCTGATCGACTCCCGCAATGAGGATGATGTGCGCCTCTGGCGGGGTTTGCTCGTAGATGAAGGTGCGAATCTCTGAGGTGACGGGTATTCCCAGCCAGTGCTCCATGAGCGCGGCGGAAGCGACGAGCACAAAGAGCGTGGGTAATGCGGCAAAGAGCACGCTGAAGGCCACCTGCTTGGCCAGACCCATTGCGTCGATGCGCATGAATGAGTTCACCGATTCGCGCACCAACAGGACGGCAGCGCGCCGATCCGAACGGATCTGCTCCATCGCCCGTTGCGCTTTTCGGGTGGCAGTGGCGGTGACCGAGCTCAAAGGCGCCGTGTGTCCTCGTCGAAGTTCTTCGGGCCGGTGTGACTACGAATGCTACCCGACGTGTTCGCACCTGCTACGATTCGCGCGTGGTCGCACGGACCGCAACAAGAGGAACGAAATCTGTGGCATATGTCCAGATGAGCACGCTCCCGCTATTCGCCTTCGAAAGCGCGATTGGAATAGCGGGAGGACACGCGCACATGCGTCGTCTCTCTCCGCCAGGGGAGCCGTCTTGTCATGTCTCAGAACCCGTCGTCTTCGTCCAGTAACACACCTCGTTTTCTTGCATCGATCGCCGGTCGCATTGCTGGTCCCTTCGCTGGCAATAGTGATTTCCTCAAATGCTGGTTCGGGGAGGGAGTGTCGTATCTCGGCACCCAGATCAGCCTGATCGCCATTCCCATCATTGCAGCGGTCACGCTCGATGCCTCGCCACTGGCGCTTGGGTTTCTCTATGCCTGCGGGCAGTTGCCGGCATTGCTGTTCGGGCTCGTCGCCGGCGCCTGGCTGGACCGGCGCAAACGCCGACCGGTCATGATCGTGACCGATCTGGCGCGTACGTTTCTCACGCTGACGGTGCCGATAGCGGCCTGGTTTGGCTGGTTGTCGATTCCATTGCTCTGTGTCGTGCTCTTTGGGCTCGGCACGCTGACGATCTTTTTCGACATCGCGCATCTGTCGTATGTGCCGTCGCTGGTCGATCGGTCGCAACTCGTGGCTGCCAATAGCCGACTGGAAGCGACCGCCAGTGGAGCGCAAGTGGTCGGTCCGGCGGTCGGGGGCGCGTTGATCGGTCTGCTGACCGGTCCCGGCGCCCTGCTGATCGATGCCGGATCGTTCCTCGTTTCCGCGATTGCGCTACGAAGAATTCGTAAACCCGAGGAAACGCCTGCGCATGTCGATCAGGGCGAACCAATGCGTGCGCGGATCGCCAGCGGATTGCGCTTTGTCGCTGCGACGCCGGTGCTGCGCGCGCTGGCGGGGTGCTCGGCGATTTCCAATCTCTTCGGCTACGCATTTCTGGCGGTATACGTTGCGTTCATGGTGCGCGAGTTGAACCTGACCGATTTTCAGATTGGTCTCGTCTTTGCCACGGGAGGCGTGGGCGCGTTGATCGGATCGGTGATCGCTGGGCGGTGCGCCGACCGCTGGGGTACGGGACGCACGTTGATTGCCAGTCAGCTCGGGTTCGGGCTCTCCGGCATGCTGGTGCCGTTGGCGGTGCTGATCCCGGCGGTTGCGCTTCCCCTTGTGGTCGGG contains the following coding sequences:
- a CDS encoding SGNH/GDSL hydrolase family protein codes for the protein MTKVVVCFGDSNTWGAAPDGSGRFAPDVRWTGVLQAELGPGYKIIEEGLNGRTTNIDDTIEEDRNGRAHLPALLESHRPFDLIVIMLGTNDLKLRHNRAAADIAQSAAKLADISRRSLCGPDGANPRVLLMAPPATVAAGHPLDALFAGSVEKSRDFPGHYAFWADAVGVDFLDAGSVIRSSAIDGIHFDAPDHTTLGQAVAAKVKAIIG
- a CDS encoding YihY/virulence factor BrkB family protein, coding for MSSVTATATRKAQRAMEQIRSDRRAAVLLVRESVNSFMRIDAMGLAKQVAFSVLFAALPTLFVLVASAALMEHWLGIPVTSEIRTFIYEQTPPEAHIILIAGVDQAISDASTQLASFTAIFAIVLALWGGMAGVGALIEATNRAYGIRNTRNIMKKRGMALAMTLLFTAMVVLTVTASFFNERVIQQLMEWSGHDGLIADFGELSQLVLSISITFGVLFILYFVGPDVALTARMTIPGAVLGTMSWVLMIQLFGVIASRVPYQNIYGAAGTAIILLYFLNFAALGLIMGAILNGAIGHHYDKRRAADLAAHPEKLRYIEEYREQYSDAI
- a CDS encoding MFS transporter codes for the protein MSQNPSSSSSNTPRFLASIAGRIAGPFAGNSDFLKCWFGEGVSYLGTQISLIAIPIIAAVTLDASPLALGFLYACGQLPALLFGLVAGAWLDRRKRRPVMIVTDLARTFLTLTVPIAAWFGWLSIPLLCVVLFGLGTLTIFFDIAHLSYVPSLVDRSQLVAANSRLEATASGAQVVGPAVGGALIGLLTGPGALLIDAGSFLVSAIALRRIRKPEETPAHVDQGEPMRARIASGLRFVAATPVLRALAGCSAISNLFGYAFLAVYVAFMVRELNLTDFQIGLVFATGGVGALIGSVIAGRCADRWGTGRTLIASQLGFGLSGMLVPLAVLIPAVALPLVVGAEFLQWLTLLIYAVNAVSLRQRLTSDEMQGRLHATFAVLTRGFQPIGSMLGGIVASFIGLSLTLVFAEVGLMLGVLFLIASPLRHNADGAAIASEHLVESSS